A genomic region of Cryptococcus gattii WM276 chromosome F, complete sequence contains the following coding sequences:
- a CDS encoding Hypothetical Protein (Similar to TIGR gene model, INSD accession AAW44345.1): protein MSLADLPCEVISMIARTIYDPLTITQKDRLNMDQDRQNSLDTLIALGMTCRKIRREVKGILFTCVRVHDQDKGLELIEHRETWGIYVRSIIIDLSMFDNTSDQFIKQNNMIGTLRPRSCWSESTFLETLINSLPQLEHLCFFADVSDDPTLVLLFSKLIPIPSSHISPRAPTSLDSLSSSLLQHAPPRHIHKPFSLRLRSFSWRLRAPPPSTFRKFARSSTFVSIHHLVRHTPNLDFLVLDADMDYTASPDILAVLEQLAERDKWEVSRPPKLSLMLCGPILGWGDIFLKDLVKAYSNIKELFIDRPLTSPLVLDQVGALDFLVGDLLPLSRLPHLQILQIGSYQIPSDSNTQRIFHVTCLLSRYIPSLRIFGVLDPSGETVWGGIWPETLRTLVGTRAAEASMDEAGGGKSNRCWGVDEETGKWFFGLEDRDLEALVRDG from the exons ATGTCGTTAGCCGATCTCCCATGCGAAGTCATTAGTATGATCGCCAGAACCATCTACGATCCTCTTACGATAACTCAAAAAGACCGTCTCA ATATGGATCAGGATCGACAGAACAGTCTTGATACCTTAATAGCGCTTGGTATGACTTGCCGAAAGATCCGTCGAGAGGTCAAGGGTATTTTATTTACTTGCGTACGGGTCCATGATCAGGATAAGGGTCTCGAATTGATCGAACACAGAGAGACTTGGGGTATATATGTCAG GAGCATTATTATCGACCTTTCAATGTTCGACAATACTTCTGACCAATTCATCAAACAAAACAATATGATCGGAACTCTTCGGCCTAGATCATGCTGGTCTGAATCGACGTTCCTAGAAACTCTTATCAATTCTCTCCCACAACTCGAGCATTTATGCTTCTTTGCAGATGTATCCGACGATCCCACGCTTGTCCTGCTCTTCTCCAAACTGATTCCAATCCCATCATCTCACATCTCTCCACGGGCGCCAACCTCCCTCGACTCACTTTCGTCCTCCCTCCTCCAGCATGCTCCCCCAAGACACATCCACAAACCATTCTCCCTACGTCTCAGATCATTCAGCTGGAGACTTCGAGCACCCCCACCTAGTACATTCCGTAAATTCGCTCGTTCGTCTACATTCGTATCTATCCACCACCTCGTACGACATACACCCAACCTTGACTTTCTCGTCCTTGACGCAGATATGGACTATACAGCCAGTCCAGATATATTAGCTGTCCTTGAACAGCTGGCGGAACGGGATAAATGGGAGGTGAGCAGGCCGCCAAAATTGAGTTTGATGCTTTGCGGGCCGATCCTTGGTTGGGGAGACATATTCTTGAAAGATTTGGTGAAGGCTTATAGCAACATCAAAGAATTGTTCATCGATAGGCCCTTGACTTCTCCATTGGTACTGGATCAAGTGGGGGCTCTCGATTTTCTA GTTGGAGACCTCTTACCCCTCTCTCGCCTCCCTCACCTTCAAATTCTCCAGATTGGAAGCTATCAAATTCCCTCCGACAGTAATACACAACGTATCTTTCATGTCACCTGTCTTCTGTCCAGGTACATACCCAGCTTACGCATCTTTGGGGTGTTGGATCCATCTGGGGAGACTGTATGGGGAGGAATATGGCCAGAAACCCTGCGGACATTAGTAGGGACTAGGGCCGCAGAGGCGAGCATGGACGAAGCAGGGGGAGGAAAGTCGAATAGATGTTGGGGGGTGGATGAGGAGACCGGAAAATGGTTTTTTGGACTTGAGGATAGGGATTTAGAAGCCCTTGTGAGAGACGGGTAG
- a CDS encoding uncharacterized protein (Similar to TIGR gene model, INSD accession AAW44400.1), translated as MRSEEEDEDEEYYDEHEEEDDERASNADNGEAEGDEDDADEAVEEASDEEGSDEDNAEEDAEAEDEEEEEEEEDAEAEEDEEDERDEEEEEEASEDEADGEDATMAAAEDDEAGSIHPSQVSKSAKLPRTDLPPPPHLIRRSLFKPAFMTPPVALSVEAIVGIPLPTPVQSLASSACLSYLLTGGQDGFVRAYDFWGSVNGSQMMTAQQRSVVGLGEGMNKAGLPRGWWTNEVEGIIGGTVAKRTEPVYSMACEGDALWALTGTQSGPINLFSLRHSPGHLVHTLKGHTNVVSCMTLLPEEKGFVSGSWDGTVREWDLNTGQTVRTYPTHKAQLSSVSLRPVGFPSSPTPSPCPRPSEEEGNEGPAMNISISMGPNFFDKKGTENSKQEGDNGKEPSGDKEVELLSEQKPSGDAEMADAASAVSGAGDSLFGDDDAEGETAPTFILPTSIPSPSLPSPPKPKPLGLALPGQRQPSSTPISNKETEMAPVSAPVSAPLFAPQASSASSARQGAADIIPALSPVNWKAYSEDVLLTSSMDGQLVLIDRRVPSYEGTGAGVGRLLPGEKTPPWCMSACWLSNGNQVLAGRRNGTVEIWDVRKGSSSTGPNLLRSLKTPVESGPISCVVAFPDGRHIATASQDNLRLWNAAEVFHSQDSAKRSKGKTPFKIIAGHHGGTISSMIVDRTCRFLITASGDRGWGGESTKAVLIHEVKW; from the exons ATGCGcagcgaagaagaagatgaagatgaagagtATTATGATGAGcatgaggaagaggac GACGAGAGAGCGAGCAACGCTGATAATGGAGAAGCAGAAggggatgaggatgatgcTGATGAGGCCGTAGA AGAGGCATCGGATGAAGAAGGCTCAGATGAGGATAAcgcagaagaagatgcagaagcggaagacgaagaagaggaggaggaagaggaggatgcagaagcagaggaagacgaagaagatgaaagggatgaagaagaagaagaagaagctaGCGAAGACGAGGCAGACGGAGAAGATGCTACTATGGCTGCCGccgaggatgatgaagcag GCTCAATACATCCTTCGCAAGTATCGAAATCTGCCAAACTTCCTCGTACCGATCTCCCGCCCCCACCTCATCTCATACGCCGCTCCCTTTTTAAACCCGCTTTCATGACCCCACCAGTGGCCCTTTCAGTCGAAGCAATTGTTGGTATACCTCTCCCCACACCAGTCCAGTCACTTGCGAGTAGCGCTTGTCTCTCGTACCTACTCACAGGTGGGCAAGACGGTTTCGTCCGGGCATATGATTTCTGGGGTAGCGTCAATGGATCGCAAATGATGACTGCTCAGCAGAGAAGCGTCGTTGGTCTCGGGGAAGGAATGAATAAAGCAGGGTTACCGAGGGGGTGGTGGACGAACGAAGTTGAAGGTATAATAGGTGGGACTGTTGCCAAGAGGACTGAGCCAGTGTATAGTATGGCGTGTGAGGGTGATGCCCTGTGGGCTTTGACAGGTACTCAG TCGGGCCCTATAAATCTGTTTAGCTTGCGACATTCACCAGGCCATCTTGTGCACACATTAAAGGGACACACCAATGTTGTTTCGTGCATGACTCTGTTACCGGAAGAAAAAGGTTTTGTTAGCGGTTCTTGGGACGGAACCGTTAGA GAATGGGATCTCAATACTGGTCAAACCGTTCGTACATACCCAACCCATAAAGCCCAGCTTTCTTCAGTGTCCCTTCGCCCAGTCGGatttccctcttctccgACACCTTCCCCATGTCCCCGACCctcagaagaagaagggaatgaaggCCCTGCAATGAATATATCAATATCTATGGGACCCAACTTCTTTGATAAGAAAGGAACGGAGAACTCAAAACAAGAGGGCGATAATGGCAAAGAACCTTCTGGAGATAAAGAAGTTGAACTTTTATCAGAGCAAAAACCGAGCGGTGATGCCGAAATGGCAGATGCTGCTTCTGCGGTATCTGGTGCTGGTGACTCTTTATTTGGTGATGACGATGCCGAAGGCGAAACCGCCCCCACCTTCATCCTCCCTACAAGCATCCCATCTCCGtctctcccttctccaccCAAACCCAAGCCTCTTGGTCTCGCCCTTCCAGGCCAGAGGCAACCTTCATCAACTCCCATATCAAATAAAGAAACCGAAATGGCTCCAGTTTCTGCTCCAGTTTCTGCTCCTCTGTTTGCGCCTCAAGCATCATCAGCTAGTTCTGCTCGCCAAGGTGCAGCAGATATTATCCCAGCTCTAAGTCCTGTAAACTGGAAAGCGTATTCTGAAGATGTGTTATTAACGAGCTCAATGGATGGGCAGTTGGTGCTGATAGATAGAAGGGTGCCAAGTTACGAAGGTACTGGCGCTGGAGTGGGCAGATTGTTGCCTGGAGAGAAGACACCGCCTTGGTGTATGTCT GCATGCTGGTTGTCGAACGGAAACCAGGTCCTTGCAGGAAGGAGAAATGGGACTGTGGAAATATGGGATGTACGAAAAGGCTCCAGCTCTACCGGACCCAACCTGCTTCGTTCACTCAAAACACCTGTGGAATCGGGCCCTATAAGCTGTGTAGTGGCATTCCCAGACGGTCGGCATATCGCAAC AGCGTCGCAGGATAACCTTCGATTATGGAATGCCGCCGAAGTCTTCCACTCGCAAGACTCTGCCAAGCGGAGTAAAGGCAAAACACCATTTAAGATCATTGCCGGTCACCACGGTGGTACAATTTCGTCTATGA TTGTTGACCGTACATGTCGGTTCTTGATCACGGCAAGTGGCGACAGGGGATGGGGAGGAGAAAGCACTAAGGCGGTACTCATACATGAAGTGAAATGGTAA
- a CDS encoding uncharacterized protein (Similar to TIGR gene model, INSD accession AAW44079.1), giving the protein MSNDDNPLLRSPFFSIPGVDPNAPISAQMERIDQLNTLLLQDIDANFARFHQIITSKVLPQIKRYAISSEPTRESALFWRSFFENASTVRLSNQGESDITMTSQQPDTSTQYDDQTLTLIQAADESSIRNDGSFMFDPPPGTSSTPLPAGRGAGGRPNDSWEDSMESPFDRLDRKLMDELKIGKEGYEEQSSSEMPTPSLPSGYSLPGLDSRDSSRISSIHDYSVGTIDTYRESEPSSSFGQSGSRPAQTYHLSPTPKANRLADPPPASSNPFGADFKGIVDMRDTPLNAKTKSKDNFKPKTTSIIPSLDDDSDSDESNGGFGMSPPVTMKFDLPPRAQAIMNAARTPGKGKSKEAEDAGAGIADKEREAKFILDDLLEEMSNEMSPRMETPEALRRYSVLPGDAAPNKLLFSSSSLPPAIAEDEDQTFHAPSLSHPSHPSHARIGDRAEETYHPASRPAASRQSLANSSFNSNTTEVPNAQIVYSHEEDSFDDEGDTFDSSGEISSLHVPSTGSSTHPGFAPLPPSSQPSHPTMADQSYLSSEGDLTRITQASNTSLFGGGAHGGRLGVGAGGRFALMTKEDMDTYHGGRLEDAAGEDVWFSPTRDLARGRNAGP; this is encoded by the exons ATGTCCAACGACGACAACCCGCTCCTACGCTCacctttcttctccattcCAGGAGTTGACCCGAACGCACCTATCTCGGCACAGATGGAACGAATTGACCAGCTCAATACTCTACTTTTGCAAGACATTGATGCCAACTTTGCACGTTTTCATCAGATCATCACCAGCAAGGTACTTCCTCAGATAAAGCGCTATGCTATTTCTTCAGAACCCACCAGAGAGTCTGCTTTA TTTTGGAGATCCTTTTTTGAAAATGCCTCGACAGTTCGACTGTCTAATCAAGGAGAAAGTGATATTACTATGACATCTCAACAGCCAGACACTTCTACACAGTATGACGACCAAACCCTTACCCTCATACAAGCTGCGGACGAATCATCGATCCGTAATGATGGCTCTTTCATGTTCGATCCTCCGCCGGGTACATCCTCAACGCCTCTTCCTGCTGGTCGGGGTGCAGGCGGTCGACCTAATGACAGCTGGGAAGACTCCATGGAGTCCCCTTTTGATAGGCTGGATAGGAAGTTAATGGATGAGTTGAAAATCGGGAAGGAAGGTTACGAGGAACAATCAAGCAGTGAGATGCCTACGCCCAGCTTACCTAGCGGGTATAGTCTACCAGGGCTTGATAGTCGGGACTCGTCCAGAATCAGTAGTATCCATGACTATTCTGTTGGAACGATCGATACTTATCGAGAATCAGAACCTTCCTCATCTTTTGGACAGTCCGGCTCCCGTCCTGCTCAAACTTATCATCTGTCCCCTACACCAAAGGCCAATCGTCTTGCTGATCCTCCTCCTGCATCATCCAACCCCTTCGGGGCCGATTTTAAAGGCATCGTAGACATGCGAGACACGCCTCTCAATGCCAAAACAAAGAGCAAAGATAACTTTAAGCCCAAAACGACCTCAATCATCCCCAGCCTGGATGATGATAGTGACTCCGATGAATCGAATGGCGGGTTTGGAATGTCTCCACCCGTGACCATGAAATTCGACCTCCCTCCACGGGCTCAGGCAATTATGAATGCAGCTCGTACGCCCGGCAAAGGTAAAAGTAAAGAGGCGGAAGATGCAGGTGCCGGAATTGCCGACAAGGAGAGAGAGGCCAAGTTCATCTTGGATGATTTACTGGAAGAGATGAGTAATGAAATGTCTCCTAGGATGGAGACCCCTGAGGCGCTTAGGAGATATTCAGTGCTTCCTGGAGACGCTGCGCCTAACAAATTActtttctcttcatcttcactGCCACCTGCTATTGCCGAAGACGAAGATCAAACCTTCCATgctccttctctttcacATCCATCACACCCATCACATGCCAGGATTGGGGACCGCGCCGAAGAGACATATCATCCCGCTTCTCGTCCGGCCGCATCAAGACAATCTCTTGCCAACTCGTCATTTAACTCCAACACCACTGAAGTTCCCAACGCACAAATCGTCTACTCTCACGAAGAAGACTCATTCGACGATGAGGGTGATACATTCGACTCTTCCGGCGAAATTTCTTCATTACACGTCCCTTCTACAGGGTCTTCTACCCACCCTGGTTTCGCTCCCCTTCCACCATCCTCTCAACCTTCCCATCCCACAATGGCAGACCAATCATACCTTTCCTCAGAAGGCGACCTCACACGAATCACACAAGCGTCGAATACATCCCTCTTCGGCGGTGGAGCTCATGGTGGTCGTTTAGGTGTGGGAGCTGGAGGAAGGTTTGCTTTAATGACAAAGGAGGATATGGATACCTATCATGGTGGACGGCTGGAGGATGCTGCAGGAGAAGATGTGTGGTTTAGTCCCACCAGGGATTTGGCTAGAGGAAGAAATGCGGGTCCGTAA